One Triticum dicoccoides isolate Atlit2015 ecotype Zavitan chromosome 5B, WEW_v2.0, whole genome shotgun sequence genomic window carries:
- the LOC119309957 gene encoding junctophilin-1-like: MDGHGAGAGKLTRTPSSLLRSPTVRNCSSFQAVLVEDPEPDDKKSQAPAQGKALHPHGLRPGGPPHPALILALPLALLLLLLLLRDDRHLLLLAAAATAALAAAAAAARLLRGRLRMRRSSQTGSVQWFIGDEDDRTHHARDNGKGRGGAAAHGRVVREGVEFYSNGDCYEGEFHKGRCNGSGVYNFFGKGKYEGDWVDGKYDGYGIESWARGSRYRGQYRQGLRHGHGVYRFYSGDCYAGEWAGGQSHGIGAQTCSDGSSYVGEFKCGVKHGLGSYHFRNGDRYAGEYFGDKIHGFGVYRFANGHCYEGSWHEGKKQGFGMYTFRNGDKRSGEWDFGTLKSPLPPTDPSVERAVQAAQRAAENAFHLPRVDEQVHKVVMAANRAATAARVAAIKAVQNRMDGKFCDTYV, encoded by the exons ATGGACGGCCACGGGGCCGGCGCGGGCAAGCTCACGCGGACGCCCTCCTCGCTGCTGCGCTCCCCGACTGTGCGCAACTGCTCCTCCTTCCAGGCGGTGCTGGTCGAGGACCCCGAGCCCGACGACAAGAAGTCGCAGGCGCCGGCGCAGGGCAAGGCGCTGCACCCGCACGGCCTCCGCCCGGGCGGCCCGCCCCACCCGGCCCTCATCCTCGCGCTCCCCCTCGCcctgctcctcctgctgctcctcctccGCGACGACCGCCACCTACTCCTCCTCGCGGCTgccgccaccgccgcgctcgccgcggcggccgcggccgcgcgcctcctccgcggCCGCCTGCGGATGCGCCGCTCCTCGCAGACCGGCTCCGTGCAGTGGTTCATCGGCGACGAGGACGACAGGACGCACCACGCCCGGGACAACGGCAAGGGCAGGGGCGGCGCCGCCGCGCACGGCCGCGTGGTGCGGGAGGGCGTCGAGTTCTACAGCAATGGCGACTGCTACGAGGGGGAGTTCCACAAGGGCCGCTGCAACGGCAGCGGCGTCTACAACTTCTTCGGCAAGGGCAAGTACGAGGGGGACTGGGTCGACGGCAAGTACGACGGCTACGGCATCGAGAGCTGGGCGCGCGGCAGCCGCTACCGCGGCCAGTaccgccagggcctccgccacgGCCACGGGGTCTACCGCTTCTACAGCGGCGACTGCTACGCCGGCGAGTGGGCCGGCGGCCAGAGCCACGGCATCGGCGCGCAGACTTGCTCCGACGGGAGCTCCTATGTAGGGGAGTTCAAGTGCGGCGTCAAGCACGGCCTCGGCAGCTACCATTTCCG AAATGGTGATCGCTATGCCGGGGAGTACTTCGGGGACAAGATCCACGGCTTCGGTGTCTACCGCTTTGCCAATGGCCATTGCTACGAAGGCTCCTGGCATGAAGGCAAGAAGCAGGGATTCGGAATGTACACGTTTCGGAACGGCGACAAGCGATCCGGGGAGTGGGACTTCGGGACTCTCAAGAGCCCCCTGCCCCCAACAGATCCTTCCGTCGAGCGTGCCGTGCAG GCTGCGCAACGGGCCGCGGAAAACGCCTTCCACCTGCCGAGAGTCGACGAGCAGGTGCACAAGGTGGTCATGGCCGCGAACAGGGCAGCcacggcggcgcgggtggcggcgatCAAGGCGGTCCAGAACAGGATGGACGGGAAATTCTGCGATACCTATGTGTGA